In a single window of the Esox lucius isolate fEsoLuc1 chromosome 22, fEsoLuc1.pri, whole genome shotgun sequence genome:
- the LOC105020117 gene encoding ephrin-B2a, whose protein sequence is MGLGSCAWGFYVRMLVLAMSPRAFAVILESIYWNSSNTKFSPGQGLVLYPQIGDKMDILCPRTRPEGGSSATEYYRVYLVTRDQLHSCTVSQSDTPLLNCDKPDQDVKFTFKFQEFSPNLWGLEFLKGRDYYITSTSTGTLQGLDNPDGGVCRVRSMKLVLRVGQSSSASSPPKDSPTRFPPRHPKPRVKDPTVKGNDTAHGGGDADREGGASPGGGPVGSEVGLYVGVACGCAILLLATVILLVAVCRYHRRHAKPHGEGPQPTSLPLNALVKSDSYGGDGDRRGSGPGDAIFPPRPSDMFCRHYERVGGDYGHPVYIVQEVATQSPTNVYYKV, encoded by the exons ATGGGGTTGGGGAGCTGCGCATGGGGATTCTATGTTAGAATGTTGGTTCTCGCAATGAGTCCACGCGCCTTTGCTGTCATTCTGGAGTCGATCTATTGGAATTCCTCAAATACAAA GTTCTCACCTGGACAGGGGCTAGTCCTTTACCCTCAGATTGGGGACAAGATGGACATTTTATGTCCCCGGACGAGGCCCGAAGGTGGGAGCAGTGCGACAGAATACTACCGTGTGTACCTGGTAACCCGGGATCAGCTTCACAGCTGcactgtcagccaatcagacaCTCCGCTGTTGAACTGTGACAAGCCGGACCAAGACGTCAAGTTCACCTTCAAGTTCCAGGAGTTTAGCCCCAACCTATGGGGCCTGGAGTTCCTCAAGGGGCGGGACTACTACATTACCT CGACCTCCACCGGGACTCTTCAAGGGCTGGACAACCCTGATGGAGGAGTGTGCAGAGTCAGGTCCATGAAGCTGGTCCTCAGGGTAGGACAGa GTTCTTCTGCCTCGTCACCCCCTAAAGATTCTCCTACCAGGTTTCCCCCTCGACACCCAAAGCCCCGAGTCAAGGACCCAACCGTAAAAGGCAATG acaCCGCTCACGGTGGTGGAGACGCCGACAGGGAGGGCGGGGCCTCGCCAGGAGGCGGGCCCGTTGGCTCTGAGGTGGGACTCTACGTTGGCGTGGCATGTGGCTGCGCCATCCTCCTATTGGCCACCGTGATACTGCTGGTGGCGGTGTGCCGTTACCACCGGCGGCACGCCAAGCCGCACGGCGAGGGGCCGCAGCCCACGTCCCTGCCCCTCAACGCCCTGGTGAAGAGCGACAGCTACGGAGGGGATGGGGACCGGCGTGGCTCGGGGCCCGGTGACGCGATTTTTCCACCGAGGCCCTCGGACATGTTCTGTCGTCACTATGAGAGGGTTGGCGGCGACTACGGACACCCGGTCTACATCGTACAGGAGGTCGCTACCCAGAGCCCCACCAACGTCTACTATAAGGTCTGA